In the Clostridium beijerinckii genome, one interval contains:
- a CDS encoding response regulator: MIKAMVVDDETLTNDHICELIRDTGAEVEGYTNPHEAIDNIMRFKPDVLFLDIEMPEINGLQFAEIVNSIEYDCEIVFITAYNQYAINAFRVNAIDYLLKPIIVEELYSSIERVKKRRFLTSSVSPNKEIKISLFGGVSLYIGDEKKPIRWMTAKSAEIFAFMLLGKDDKEISKWRLMNEVWPDKDKEKADINLRSTISRLNKTFRENSIKISIISTGNGYKLQMAEPDIRIDAFELENLVFNIAEINSTNIEHYERVILNYKYMLLEDFNSDWCYFERENYHRYFLNGARKLVKYYKDINAEPIKILKLVELIIRYEPYDEEMRGNALMLHYKVGGIKKAEKYYNEYYEMIENDLQMEPSAAVKELYKYILNH; the protein is encoded by the coding sequence GGTGCTGAAGTTGAGGGATATACAAATCCTCATGAAGCTATTGATAACATAATGCGATTTAAACCGGATGTGTTGTTTTTAGATATAGAAATGCCGGAAATTAATGGTTTGCAGTTTGCAGAAATAGTTAATTCAATCGAATATGATTGCGAGATTGTATTTATTACAGCGTATAATCAATATGCAATCAATGCATTTAGAGTTAACGCTATAGATTATTTGTTAAAGCCAATCATAGTTGAGGAACTTTATAGTTCAATTGAGCGTGTGAAAAAGAGAAGATTTTTGACTTCTAGTGTTAGTCCAAATAAAGAAATAAAAATTTCTTTATTTGGAGGGGTATCTCTATATATAGGAGATGAAAAGAAACCTATTAGATGGATGACAGCTAAAAGTGCTGAAATTTTTGCTTTCATGCTTCTAGGAAAAGACGATAAAGAAATATCTAAATGGAGATTAATGAATGAAGTATGGCCAGATAAAGATAAAGAAAAAGCAGATATTAATCTTCGAAGTACAATTAGCCGATTAAATAAAACTTTTAGGGAGAATTCTATAAAGATTTCAATTATATCTACTGGAAATGGATATAAATTACAAATGGCGGAACCAGATATAAGAATAGATGCATTTGAATTAGAAAACTTAGTATTTAATATCGCTGAAATAAATTCTACTAATATAGAGCATTATGAAAGAGTTATACTTAATTATAAATATATGCTTCTTGAAGATTTTAACAGCGATTGGTGCTATTTTGAAAGAGAAAATTATCATAGATATTTTTTGAATGGAGCACGTAAACTTGTAAAATATTATAAAGATATTAATGCTGAGCCAATTAAGATTTTAAAACTTGTTGAACTTATTATTCGATACGAACCTTACGATGAGGAAATGAGAGGGAATGCTTTAATGCTACATTATAAGGTCGGTGGAATAAAAAAAGCAGAAAAATATTATAATGAGTACTATGAAATGATAGAAAATGATCTGCAGATGGAGCCATCAGCAGCTGTAAAAGAATTATACAAATACATTTTAAATCACTAG
- the minE gene encoding cell division topological specificity factor MinE — MMNLFSSTSSSSNGLERERLKLILVHDKTDISSEVLDSMREEILEVIDIYIKAENSCKKMILTQDTVNIDNYSILIASIPMK; from the coding sequence ATGATGAATTTATTTTCTTCAACTTCTTCTTCATCAAATGGTCTAGAGAGGGAGAGGCTAAAACTTATATTGGTACATGATAAAACTGATATATCTAGTGAGGTTTTAGATTCTATGAGAGAGGAAATACTAGAGGTAATTGATATATATATAAAAGCAGAAAATTCATGCAAAAAGATGATATTAACACAAGATACTGTAAATATAGATAATTATTCAATATTGATTGCTAGTATACCTATGAAATAA
- a CDS encoding arsenate reductase family protein: MSYLFVEYPKCTTCKRAKKWLDEHQVEYEDRHIVDNNPKIEELQEWIKKSGLPIKKFFNTSGTVYKEMNLSQKLKELSEEEQVKLLSTNGMLVKRPIVVGDDFVLVGFRDESLWEESLLKG; this comes from the coding sequence ATGTCTTATTTATTCGTAGAGTATCCAAAATGTACAACTTGCAAACGAGCAAAAAAGTGGCTCGATGAACATCAAGTTGAATATGAGGATAGACATATAGTTGATAACAATCCTAAAATAGAAGAACTTCAAGAATGGATAAAGAAAAGTGGCTTGCCAATTAAAAAGTTTTTTAACACAAGTGGAACTGTATATAAAGAGATGAATTTGAGTCAAAAGCTTAAAGAACTTTCAGAAGAAGAACAAGTAAAGCTTTTATCAACAAACGGAATGTTGGTTAAGCGTCCTATTGTAGTTGGAGATGACTTTGTACTTGTTGGTTTTAGAGATGAGAGTTTATGGGAAGAGTCACTTTTGAAAGGCTAG